Proteins encoded together in one Caballeronia sp. NK8 window:
- a CDS encoding GlxA family transcriptional regulator has translation MNAAESLPPSSIDGQSKSRIRFGIILLPNFTLTAFAGFVDLLRLSADEGDFSRPVRCSWSVIGETLAPVRASCGIQITPWETYDQAEPFDYVVVVGGLLHSGPATSEATLQFIRRAAASNATLVGMCTGVFSLMRAGVLEGHRICVSWFHYWDFVERFPHADERALVADRLFVIDRRRITCSGGRASIDVAAAILLRHFETATVQKALRILLVDDMQKGNAPQPHPPGLAPATHPKVKRAILLMEQHVGRSLTLDELAHKLDLSTRQLERLFKAETGKAPQAYAKQVRLRTAAWLLTSSDKTVADIASSCGFSDASHLGREFRKQFGVPPMMYREQGGAQDTQEANQAMDYDEVFPGRAQAI, from the coding sequence ATGAACGCCGCCGAGTCCCTTCCGCCGTCTTCCATCGACGGTCAATCGAAATCACGTATCCGCTTCGGCATCATTCTGTTGCCGAACTTCACGCTGACTGCGTTCGCCGGTTTCGTCGACCTGTTGCGCCTGTCCGCCGACGAAGGCGATTTCAGCCGCCCGGTGCGTTGCTCGTGGAGCGTGATCGGCGAGACGCTCGCGCCGGTGCGCGCGAGTTGCGGCATCCAGATCACGCCGTGGGAAACCTACGATCAGGCCGAGCCGTTCGACTACGTCGTGGTAGTCGGCGGCCTGCTGCATTCCGGTCCCGCCACGAGCGAGGCGACGCTGCAGTTCATCCGCCGCGCTGCCGCATCGAATGCGACGCTCGTCGGCATGTGCACGGGCGTGTTTTCGCTGATGCGCGCGGGCGTGCTCGAAGGACATCGCATCTGCGTGAGCTGGTTTCACTACTGGGATTTCGTCGAGCGTTTTCCGCATGCCGATGAACGTGCGCTCGTCGCGGACCGGCTCTTCGTCATCGACAGAAGGCGGATCACGTGTTCGGGCGGGCGCGCGTCGATCGATGTCGCCGCCGCGATTCTTCTGCGTCACTTCGAGACGGCGACGGTGCAAAAGGCGCTGCGCATCCTGCTCGTCGACGACATGCAGAAAGGCAACGCACCGCAGCCGCATCCGCCGGGCCTCGCGCCCGCGACGCATCCGAAAGTGAAACGTGCGATCCTGCTGATGGAGCAGCACGTCGGGCGTTCGCTTACGCTCGATGAACTCGCGCACAAGCTCGATTTGTCGACACGGCAACTGGAGCGCCTCTTCAAGGCCGAGACCGGCAAGGCGCCGCAGGCTTACGCGAAGCAGGTGCGGCTGCGCACGGCCGCATGGCTGCTGACGAGTTCGGACAAGACCGTCGCCGATATCGCGTCGAGTTGCGGTTTCTCCGATGCCTCGCATCTCGGCCGCGAGTTCCGCAAGCAGTTCGGTGTGCCGCCGATGATGTATCGCGAGCAGGGCGGCGCGCAGGATACGCAGGAAGCGAATCAGGCAATGGATTACGACGAAGTTTTTCCGGGCCGCGCGCAGGCAATCTAG
- a CDS encoding L-serine ammonia-lyase — protein sequence MNVSVFDLFKIGIGPSSSHTVGPMIAACRFASHVEDANLLAFVTRVRAELFGSLGATGKGHGTDKAVLLGLEGNLPDLIDPDMIAPRLAEIRATKRLKLLGKHDVVFEEREHIGFYRKLMPGAPGSSIVHPNGMRFQAFDENGQLLVEKEYYSVGGGFVVNREGDRVNGLRASNPVPHPFRTGDDLMRVCQETGLSIADVTMQNECANRTEAEVREGLLAVWRVMAACVERGCKERGELPGPMHVKRRAADLNASLRSRSEESLRDPLSMLDWVNLYAMAVNEENASGGRVVTAPTNGAAGVIPAVLHYYVKFMHGSNDEGIVRFLLTAAAIGIIYKETASISGAEVGCQGEVGVACSMAAAALAAVMGGTPAQVENAAEIGMEHNLGMTCDPVGGLVQIPCIERNAMGAIKALNAARMAMKGDGKHYVSLDSVIKTMRETGADMKTKYKETSRGGLAVNVIEC from the coding sequence ATGAATGTCAGCGTCTTCGATCTGTTCAAGATCGGCATCGGACCCTCCAGCTCGCATACCGTCGGGCCGATGATCGCGGCGTGCCGTTTCGCGTCGCATGTCGAGGACGCCAATCTGCTCGCCTTCGTCACGCGCGTGCGCGCCGAACTGTTCGGCTCGCTCGGCGCGACCGGCAAGGGCCACGGCACCGACAAGGCCGTGCTGCTCGGCCTCGAAGGCAATCTGCCCGATCTCATCGATCCCGACATGATCGCGCCGCGCCTCGCCGAAATCCGCGCGACGAAGCGCCTCAAGCTGCTCGGCAAACACGATGTCGTGTTCGAGGAGCGCGAGCACATCGGCTTCTATCGCAAGCTGATGCCGGGCGCGCCGGGATCGAGCATCGTGCATCCGAACGGCATGCGCTTTCAGGCATTCGACGAGAACGGCCAGTTGCTCGTCGAGAAAGAGTATTACTCGGTCGGCGGCGGCTTCGTCGTGAATCGCGAGGGCGATCGCGTGAACGGCTTGCGGGCGAGCAACCCGGTGCCGCATCCGTTTCGCACCGGCGACGATCTGATGCGCGTCTGCCAGGAGACAGGGCTGTCTATCGCCGACGTCACCATGCAGAACGAATGCGCAAATCGCACCGAAGCCGAGGTGCGCGAAGGCCTGCTCGCGGTGTGGCGCGTAATGGCCGCGTGCGTCGAGCGCGGCTGCAAGGAACGCGGCGAATTGCCTGGCCCGATGCACGTGAAGCGCCGCGCCGCCGATCTGAATGCTTCGTTGCGCTCGCGCTCCGAAGAGTCGCTGCGCGATCCCTTGTCGATGCTCGACTGGGTCAATCTCTACGCGATGGCCGTCAACGAAGAAAACGCCTCGGGCGGCCGCGTCGTCACCGCGCCGACCAACGGTGCCGCCGGCGTGATTCCCGCCGTGCTGCACTACTACGTGAAGTTCATGCATGGCTCGAACGACGAAGGCATCGTGCGCTTCCTGCTGACGGCTGCGGCCATCGGCATCATCTACAAGGAAACGGCTTCGATCTCCGGCGCGGAAGTGGGCTGCCAGGGCGAAGTGGGCGTCGCGTGCTCGATGGCTGCCGCCGCGCTCGCCGCCGTGATGGGCGGCACGCCCGCGCAAGTGGAAAACGCCGCCGAGATCGGCATGGAGCACAACCTCGGCATGACCTGCGACCCCGTCGGCGGGCTGGTGCAGATTCCGTGCATCGAGCGCAACGCGATGGGCGCGATCAAGGCGCTCAACGCCGCGCGAATGGCGATGAAGGGCGACGGCAAGCATTACGTGTCGCTCGATTCGGTCATCAAGACGATGCGCGAAACCGGCGCCGATATGAAGACGAAATACAAGGAGACGTCGCGCGGTGGTCTCGCCGTCAACGTCATCGAATGCTGA
- a CDS encoding sarcosine oxidase subunit beta family protein, which yields MSRYSIFSLLRNGMSYHENWERQWRSPEPKREYDVVIVGGGGHGLATAYYLAKEHGITNVAILEKGWIGGGNTARNTTIVRSNYLWDESAALYEKAMKLWEGLSQDLNYNVMFSQRGVMNLAHTLQDVRDTERRVNANRLNGVDAEFLTPQQIKEIEPTINLNSRYPVLGASIQRRGGVARHDAVAWGFARGADRAGVDIIQNCQVVGIRRDGNQVTGVDTTKGFIKAKKVAVVAAGNTTTLADMAGVRLPLESHPLQALVSEPIKPVVNTVVMSNAVHAYISQSDKGDLVIGAGVDQYAGFGQRGSFHIIEGTLEAIVEMFPVFSRVRMNRQWGGIVDVSPDACPIISKTDVKGLYFNCGWGTGGFKATPGSGWAYAHTIAKDEPHALNAPFSLDRFYTGHLIDEHGAAAVAH from the coding sequence ATGAGCCGCTACTCGATATTCAGCCTGCTGCGCAACGGCATGTCGTATCACGAGAACTGGGAGCGCCAATGGCGCAGCCCCGAGCCGAAGCGCGAATACGACGTGGTGATCGTCGGCGGCGGCGGTCATGGTCTCGCGACCGCGTATTACCTCGCGAAGGAGCACGGCATCACCAATGTCGCAATTCTGGAGAAGGGCTGGATCGGCGGCGGCAACACCGCGCGCAACACGACCATCGTGCGCTCGAACTATCTGTGGGACGAATCGGCCGCGCTGTACGAAAAGGCGATGAAGCTGTGGGAAGGTCTCTCGCAGGACCTCAACTACAACGTGATGTTCAGCCAGCGCGGCGTGATGAATCTCGCGCACACGCTGCAGGATGTGCGCGACACGGAACGCCGCGTGAACGCGAACCGCCTGAACGGCGTCGATGCCGAGTTCCTCACGCCGCAGCAGATCAAGGAAATCGAGCCGACCATCAATCTGAACAGCCGCTATCCGGTGCTGGGCGCGTCGATTCAGCGTCGCGGCGGCGTGGCGCGTCACGATGCGGTGGCGTGGGGCTTTGCGCGCGGCGCGGATCGCGCGGGCGTCGACATCATCCAGAACTGCCAGGTAGTGGGCATTCGCCGCGACGGCAATCAGGTGACGGGCGTCGATACGACCAAGGGCTTCATCAAGGCGAAGAAGGTCGCAGTCGTCGCCGCAGGCAACACGACCACGCTCGCCGACATGGCCGGCGTGCGCCTGCCGCTCGAAAGCCATCCGCTGCAGGCGCTCGTGTCCGAGCCGATCAAGCCGGTGGTGAACACGGTCGTGATGTCGAACGCGGTGCACGCGTACATCAGCCAGTCCGACAAGGGCGATCTCGTGATCGGCGCAGGCGTCGATCAGTACGCGGGCTTCGGTCAGCGCGGCAGCTTTCACATCATCGAAGGCACGCTGGAAGCGATCGTCGAAATGTTCCCGGTGTTCTCGCGCGTGCGCATGAATCGCCAGTGGGGCGGCATCGTCGATGTGTCGCCGGATGCGTGCCCGATCATCTCCAAGACCGACGTGAAGGGCCTCTACTTCAACTGCGGCTGGGGCACGGGCGGCTTCAAGGCGACGCCGGGCTCGGGCTGGGCGTATGCCCACACGATCGCGAAGGACGAGCCGCATGCATTGAACGCGCCATTCTCGCTGGATCGCTTCTATACCGGTCATCTGATCGACGAACACGGCGCGGCTGCCGTGGCTCACTAA
- a CDS encoding sarcosine oxidase subunit delta yields the protein MLLIECPWCGPRAETEFSCGGEADIARPLDTEKLTDREWGDYLFMRKNPRGVHHEQWNHAQGCRRWFKVQRDTVSYEIQGYETFDRPLAVMSDNGGTSK from the coding sequence ATGTTGCTGATCGAATGCCCCTGGTGCGGGCCGCGCGCCGAAACCGAATTCTCCTGCGGCGGCGAAGCGGATATCGCGCGCCCGCTCGACACCGAAAAACTCACCGACCGCGAATGGGGCGACTACCTCTTCATGCGCAAGAACCCGCGCGGCGTGCATCACGAGCAATGGAACCATGCGCAAGGCTGCCGCCGCTGGTTCAAGGTGCAGCGCGACACCGTCAGTTATGAAATCCAGGGCTACGAGACGTTCGACCGTCCGTTGGCTGTCATGTCCGACAACGGAGGCACGTCGAAATGA
- a CDS encoding sarcosine oxidase subunit alpha family protein, protein MSQKDRLGMGGRINRAIPVTFTFNGKTYQGYEGDTLASALLANGEHFVARSWKYHRPRGIITAGVEEPNAVVQLETGAYTVPNARATEVELYQGLVAQSVNAKPNIENDRMAVNQKIARFIPAGFYYKTFMWPRKFWPKYEEVIRDAAGLGEAPKHLDADRYDKCFAHCDVLVVGGGPSGLAAAHAAGLSGARVILVDDQRELGGSLLSCRAEIDGKPALQWVQKIEAELRKMPDVKILSRSTAFGYQDHNLVTITQRLTEHLPVSRREGTRELMWKVRAKRVVLATGAHERPIVFGNNDLPGIMLASAVSTYLHRYAVLPGRSAVVFTNNDDAYQCALDLKTAGADVTVVDPRPAESKGALPAAARRYGVRVMNNAVITVARGKLRVASVEVASYAKGQVGQKQTELQCDLIAMSGGWSPVLHLFAQSGGKAHWHDEKACFVPGKAMQPESSVGACAGEFSLARGIRHGVDAGAEAARAAGHIVAKPNPVQVAEIVEAPMLPLWIVGNKDLSTRGPKQFVDFQNDVSAADIYLAAREGFESVEHVKRYTAMGFGTDQGKLGNINGMAILAQALGKTIPETGTTTFRPNYTPVTFGTFAGRELGEFLDPVRKTAIHEWHVENGAMFEDVGNWKRPWYYPKAGEDMHAAVARESLAVRQSVGILDASTLGKIDIQGPDSAKLLNWMYTNPWSKLEVGKCRYGLMLDENGMIFDDGVTVRLGEQHYMMTTTTGGAARVLTWLERWLQTEWPDMRVRLASVTDHWATFAVVGPNSRKVLQKVCQDIDFANAAFPFMSYRDGTVAGASARVMRISFSGELAYEVNVPANVGRAVWEALMVAGAEFDITPYGTETMHVLRAEKGYIIVGQDTDGSMTPYDLGMGGLVAKSKDFLGKRSLTRSDTAKQGRKQFVGLLTDDPSYVLPEGAQIVAGPFQGDTAPMLGHVTSSYYSPILKRSIALAVVKGGLEKIGESVMIPLANGKRVNAKITSSVFYDSEGARQHVE, encoded by the coding sequence ATGAGCCAGAAAGACCGACTCGGCATGGGCGGGCGCATCAATCGCGCGATTCCCGTCACCTTCACGTTCAACGGCAAGACGTATCAGGGCTACGAAGGCGACACGCTCGCGTCCGCGCTGCTCGCGAACGGCGAGCACTTCGTCGCGCGCAGCTGGAAGTATCACCGGCCGCGCGGCATCATCACCGCGGGTGTCGAAGAACCGAATGCAGTCGTGCAGCTCGAGACCGGCGCCTATACCGTGCCGAACGCGCGCGCGACCGAAGTGGAACTGTATCAAGGCCTCGTCGCGCAAAGCGTGAACGCGAAGCCGAACATCGAGAACGATCGCATGGCGGTCAATCAGAAGATCGCGCGCTTCATTCCCGCCGGCTTCTACTACAAGACCTTCATGTGGCCGCGCAAGTTCTGGCCGAAGTACGAAGAAGTCATTCGCGATGCAGCCGGTCTCGGCGAAGCGCCCAAGCATCTCGATGCCGATCGCTACGACAAGTGTTTCGCTCATTGCGACGTGCTCGTGGTCGGCGGCGGTCCTTCGGGTCTCGCGGCGGCGCATGCGGCCGGTCTGTCGGGCGCGCGCGTGATTCTCGTCGACGATCAGCGCGAACTCGGCGGTTCGCTCTTGTCGTGCCGCGCGGAGATCGATGGCAAGCCCGCGCTGCAATGGGTGCAGAAGATCGAAGCCGAACTGCGCAAGATGCCCGACGTGAAAATTCTGTCGCGCAGCACGGCGTTCGGCTATCAGGATCACAACCTCGTCACGATCACGCAGCGTCTGACGGAGCACTTGCCCGTGTCGCGGCGCGAGGGCACGCGCGAACTGATGTGGAAGGTGCGCGCCAAACGCGTGGTGCTCGCGACCGGCGCGCACGAGCGTCCGATCGTGTTCGGCAACAACGATCTGCCGGGCATCATGCTGGCGTCGGCCGTGTCGACGTATCTGCATCGCTATGCGGTGCTGCCGGGACGCAGCGCGGTCGTATTCACGAACAACGACGACGCCTATCAATGCGCGCTCGATCTGAAGACGGCAGGCGCCGACGTGACCGTGGTCGATCCGCGTCCGGCCGAATCGAAGGGTGCATTGCCGGCGGCCGCACGCCGCTATGGCGTGCGCGTGATGAACAACGCGGTGATCACGGTGGCACGCGGCAAGCTGCGCGTCGCGTCGGTGGAAGTGGCTTCGTATGCGAAAGGCCAGGTCGGGCAGAAGCAGACGGAACTGCAATGCGATCTGATCGCGATGTCGGGCGGCTGGAGCCCGGTGCTTCACCTGTTCGCGCAATCGGGCGGCAAGGCGCACTGGCACGACGAGAAAGCCTGTTTCGTTCCCGGCAAGGCGATGCAGCCGGAGAGCAGCGTCGGCGCATGTGCAGGCGAGTTCTCGCTGGCGCGCGGCATTCGTCACGGCGTCGATGCGGGCGCGGAAGCGGCGCGCGCGGCGGGTCATATCGTCGCGAAGCCGAATCCCGTGCAGGTCGCTGAAATCGTCGAGGCGCCGATGCTGCCGCTGTGGATCGTCGGCAACAAGGACCTGTCGACGCGCGGCCCGAAGCAGTTCGTCGATTTCCAGAACGACGTGTCCGCGGCGGATATCTATCTCGCTGCGCGTGAAGGCTTCGAATCCGTCGAGCACGTGAAGCGTTATACGGCAATGGGCTTCGGCACCGATCAGGGCAAGCTCGGCAACATCAACGGCATGGCGATTCTCGCGCAGGCGCTCGGCAAGACGATTCCCGAGACCGGCACGACGACGTTCCGCCCGAATTACACGCCTGTCACGTTCGGCACCTTCGCGGGCCGCGAGCTGGGCGAGTTCCTCGATCCGGTGCGCAAGACCGCGATCCACGAATGGCACGTCGAGAACGGCGCGATGTTCGAGGACGTCGGCAACTGGAAGCGTCCGTGGTACTACCCGAAGGCGGGTGAGGACATGCACGCGGCCGTCGCGCGCGAATCGCTGGCGGTGCGTCAGAGCGTGGGCATTCTCGATGCATCGACGCTCGGCAAGATCGACATTCAGGGTCCGGATTCGGCGAAGCTCCTGAACTGGATGTACACGAATCCGTGGAGCAAGCTCGAAGTGGGCAAGTGCCGCTACGGTCTGATGCTCGACGAAAACGGCATGATCTTCGATGACGGCGTCACCGTGCGTCTCGGCGAACAGCACTACATGATGACGACGACCACCGGCGGCGCGGCGCGCGTGCTGACGTGGCTCGAACGCTGGCTGCAGACCGAATGGCCCGACATGCGCGTGCGTCTGGCATCCGTGACTGACCATTGGGCGACGTTCGCGGTCGTCGGCCCGAATAGCCGCAAGGTGCTGCAGAAGGTGTGTCAGGACATCGACTTCGCGAACGCGGCGTTCCCGTTCATGAGCTATCGCGATGGCACGGTGGCGGGCGCATCGGCGCGTGTGATGCGTATCAGTTTCTCGGGCGAGCTCGCATATGAAGTGAACGTGCCGGCCAACGTCGGACGCGCGGTGTGGGAAGCGCTCATGGTCGCGGGCGCGGAATTCGACATCACACCGTACGGCACGGAAACGATGCACGTGTTGCGTGCGGAGAAGGGCTACATCATCGTCGGCCAGGATACGGATGGTTCGATGACGCCGTACGACCTCGGCATGGGCGGTCTCGTCGCGAAGTCGAAGGACTTCCTCGGCAAGCGTTCGCTGACGCGTTCGGATACGGCGAAGCAGGGGCGCAAGCAGTTCGTCGGCCTGCTCACCGATGATCCTTCGTATGTGCTTCCGGAAGGCGCGCAGATCGTCGCGGGTCCGTTCCAGGGCGACACCGCGCCGATGCTCGGCCACGTCACGTCGAGCTACTACAGCCCTATTCTGAAGCGCTCGATCGCGCTGGCCGTCGTGAAGGGCGGTCTCGAGAAGATCGGCGAATCGGTCATGATTCCGCTCGCGAACGGCAAGCGGGTCAACGCAAAAATCACCAGTTCGGTGTTCTACGACAGCGAAGGAGCACGTCAGCATGTTGAATGA
- a CDS encoding sarcosine oxidase subunit gamma has product MLNEIKSSSTVVDRAISGQGVWQESPLVGADALMKAHQSGSPKAFRLTERPFLALVNVRGDTRDAAFVKSVQSVIGCTPPEKPNTIARGNGYTMLWLGPDEWLVHSDTAHDASRPAPLEAKLRDAFVGQFSAAVDIGSGYTVLEIDGPKTREVLSRGCPLDLHPKLFGEGQCAQSHFFKASITLVPLGGDRFEIIVRRSFADYFVKIMLDAAEPLIS; this is encoded by the coding sequence ATGTTGAATGAGATCAAGAGTTCCTCGACGGTCGTCGATCGCGCAATCAGCGGACAGGGTGTGTGGCAGGAGTCTCCGCTCGTCGGCGCCGATGCATTGATGAAAGCGCATCAGAGCGGCTCGCCGAAGGCATTTCGTCTGACGGAGCGGCCGTTTCTCGCGCTCGTGAACGTGCGCGGCGATACGCGCGATGCGGCCTTCGTGAAATCGGTGCAGAGCGTGATCGGCTGCACGCCGCCCGAGAAGCCGAACACGATCGCGCGCGGCAACGGTTACACGATGCTGTGGCTCGGCCCCGATGAATGGCTCGTGCATTCGGATACGGCGCACGACGCCTCGCGTCCCGCGCCGCTCGAAGCGAAGTTGCGCGATGCGTTCGTCGGGCAGTTCTCGGCGGCGGTGGATATCGGCAGCGGTTATACGGTGCTCGAAATCGATGGCCCGAAGACGCGCGAAGTGCTTTCGCGCGGCTGTCCGCTCGATCTGCATCCCAAGCTGTTTGGTGAAGGGCAGTGCGCGCAGAGCCACTTCTTCAAGGCGTCGATCACGCTGGTGCCGCTCGGCGGCGATCGCTTCGAGATCATCGTGCGCCGCAGCTTCGCCGATTACTTCGTGAAGATCATGCTCGACGCCGCCGAGCCGCTCATCTCATGA
- a CDS encoding dihydroneopterin aldolase yields the protein MKPFEPLEAGGQGWRVIVDELIVKTRVGLYEHEHEGPQPVCIDASLRYRGMPHESGDGLIDYEAWCNRVSAFLETKEHTRLLETLAVEVAALSFDEWPALDALTLVLHKPKIREGTKRLGLELDWRRADYDAWRLNAAAQHASVR from the coding sequence ATGAAGCCTTTCGAACCGCTCGAAGCAGGTGGGCAGGGCTGGCGCGTGATCGTTGACGAGTTGATCGTGAAGACGCGCGTCGGTCTGTACGAGCATGAGCATGAAGGGCCGCAACCGGTGTGCATCGATGCGAGTCTACGGTATCGCGGCATGCCGCATGAATCGGGCGATGGGTTGATCGATTATGAGGCGTGGTGCAATCGGGTGAGCGCGTTTCTCGAGACCAAGGAGCATACGCGTTTGCTCGAGACGCTTGCGGTCGAGGTCGCCGCGCTGTCGTTCGATGAGTGGCCTGCGCTCGATGCGCTTACGCTCGTGCTGCACAAGCCGAAGATTCGTGAGGGGACGAAGCGGCTTGGGCTCGAACTTGACTGGCGGCGCGCGGATTACGACGCGTGGCGATTGAACGCCGCCGCGCAACATGCGTCCGTGCGATGA
- a CDS encoding MFS transporter produces MSTATHPRASAAARLERLPFSGYHRTIFIIIAIAFFFDSVDLGTMTFVLGSIKTEFGLSTAMAGLVASASFFGMVLGAAFAGLLADRFGRRPVFQWSMVLWGLASYLCSTAQSVDALIFYRVLLGIGMGMEFPIAQTLLSEFVPAASRGRLIALMDGFWPLGFIASGVVSYFVLPKFGWRTEFALLAIPAVFVLIVRRVVPESPRWLEHRGRFAEAERVLADVELKVMKAKGLSRLPAPSILAEPPAKKGGGAFREIWSAAYRRRTVMVWMLWFFALLGFYGLTSWLGALMQQAGFAVTKSVLYTVLISLGGVPGFLCAAWLVERWGRKPTCIASLIGSGVMAYVYGQTALHAETPTLLICAGLAMQFFLFAMWAVLYTYTPELYGTGARATGSGFASAIGRVGSLIGPYVVGVVLPAFGQGGVFSLGALCFVIAALAVWVLGIETKGLALETLVSEAEEQEGSGVLVSARE; encoded by the coding sequence ATGTCTACCGCCACGCATCCACGCGCGAGCGCTGCGGCAAGGCTCGAACGCCTGCCGTTTTCCGGGTATCACCGCACGATCTTCATCATCATCGCGATTGCGTTCTTCTTCGATTCCGTCGATCTCGGCACGATGACCTTCGTGCTCGGCTCGATCAAGACCGAGTTCGGCCTCTCGACCGCGATGGCGGGGCTGGTGGCGAGCGCGAGCTTCTTCGGCATGGTGCTGGGCGCGGCTTTCGCGGGCCTGCTCGCGGACCGGTTCGGACGGCGGCCCGTGTTCCAGTGGAGCATGGTGCTGTGGGGACTGGCGTCGTACCTGTGCTCGACCGCGCAATCCGTCGATGCGCTGATCTTCTATCGCGTGCTGCTGGGTATCGGCATGGGCATGGAATTTCCCATCGCGCAGACCTTGCTTTCCGAATTCGTGCCAGCGGCTTCGCGCGGCAGACTGATCGCGCTGATGGACGGCTTCTGGCCGCTCGGCTTCATCGCATCGGGCGTGGTGTCGTATTTCGTGCTGCCGAAGTTCGGCTGGCGCACCGAGTTCGCGTTGCTCGCGATTCCAGCGGTGTTCGTGCTGATCGTGCGTCGCGTGGTGCCGGAGTCGCCGCGCTGGCTCGAACATCGCGGCCGATTTGCCGAAGCCGAGCGCGTGCTCGCCGACGTCGAATTGAAGGTGATGAAGGCGAAGGGTCTGAGTCGCTTGCCGGCGCCTTCGATCCTCGCCGAACCGCCTGCAAAAAAGGGCGGTGGCGCGTTTCGCGAGATCTGGAGCGCGGCTTATCGGCGGCGGACGGTGATGGTGTGGATGCTGTGGTTCTTCGCGCTGCTCGGGTTCTACGGACTGACGTCATGGCTGGGCGCGCTGATGCAGCAGGCTGGCTTCGCCGTGACGAAGTCGGTGCTGTACACGGTGCTGATCTCGCTCGGCGGCGTGCCGGGGTTCTTGTGCGCGGCGTGGCTCGTCGAGCGATGGGGACGCAAGCCGACTTGCATCGCATCGCTCATCGGCAGCGGCGTCATGGCTTATGTGTATGGGCAGACCGCGTTGCATGCGGAGACGCCGACGCTGCTCATCTGTGCCGGCCTCGCGATGCAGTTCTTTCTCTTCGCGATGTGGGCCGTGCTTTACACGTATACGCCGGAGTTGTACGGCACTGGAGCACGCGCGACGGGGTCGGGGTTCGCATCGGCGATCGGGCGAGTGGGGTCGTTGATCGGGCCTTATGTCGTGGGTGTGGTGTTGCCTGCGTTCGGACAAGGCGGCGTGTTTTCGCTCGGGGCGCTGTGTTTCGTGATCGCGGCGCTGGCGGTCTGGGTGCTCGGGATCGAGACGAAAGGGCTTGCACTGGAGACG